In Malania oleifera isolate guangnan ecotype guangnan chromosome 8, ASM2987363v1, whole genome shotgun sequence, a single window of DNA contains:
- the LOC131162466 gene encoding protein NPGR1 — MLCACSGEQFKFEDAPQSPESLATRDFSASGLSSRTGDWESKFEDTQVDEAESTLKEALSLNYEEARALLGRLEYQRGNFEAALQVFQGIDIRSLTPRMTKAIAERTRRRKPRSKGDNVPANVMSMHSVSLLLEAILLKAKSLEELGKTKEAARECKIILDTVELALPNGMQEGIVEDCKLEEIFHKALELLPQLWTQAGFLEEAIAAYRRVLVRPWNLDHQRLADVQKKLASTLLYGGVEASLLNQLQGWGAITPRNNIEEAILLLFILMRNLVTWEMAWDPEIMDHLTYALAISGQFELLGNYVEQALPGIYNRAERWYFLALCYSAAGQNEAALNLLKKVSSCSKTKNKPHLPSFLLGAKLCSIDPKHAHEGVNFARKVIDSANNQGEHFMDQAHRLLGICYGTAARISVLDSERVFFQKESLNSLNHASVIGKEDPEIMFSLGLENAMQRNLYAAFDNVMLYSDMVAGSSIKGWKLLALIISAEQRFKDAETIVDLALDEAGKMDQLELLQLKAVLQIAREQPKQAMETYRILLALIEAQREILAENFDSEELSKRNLTVEAWQDLSNIYTKLESWRNAESCVDKAKSIQFYSPRSWHCTGMLFEARSLYKEALVSFSVSLSIEPDYVPSIVSTAVVLMKLGSDSLSIARSYLMNALRLEPTNHEAWLTLGLVSKMEGSMEQAADCFQAAYELMGSAPVQNFV, encoded by the exons ATGTTGTGTGCTTGCTCGGGAGAACAATTCAAGTTCGAGGATGCACCGCAGTCACCGGAGTCGCTGGCGACCAGGGATTTCTCGGCAAGTGGGCTTTCGTCAAGGACTGGGGATTGGGAATCTAAGTTTGAAGATACCCAGGTGGATGAAGCTGAATCTACTCTCAAGGAAGCTCTCTCCTTAAATTACGAG GAAGCAAGGGCATTGCTCGGAAGGCTTGAATACCAAAGGGGGAATTTTGAAGCTGCCCTTCAGGTGTTCCAGGGGATTGACATTAGAAGCTTGACTCCAAGAATGACCAAGGCCATAGCTGAGAGAACTCGGAGACGAAAACCACGTTCCAAAGGTGATAATGTGCCAGCCAATGTAATGTCAATGCATTCTGTGAGCCTACTTCTCGAAGCAATCTTACTTAAAGCAAAATCATTGGAAGAGCTTGGGAAAACAAAAG AGGCTGCAAGGGAGTGCAAAATAATTCTGGATACAGTTGAGTTGGCACTTCCCAATGGAATGCAGGAGGGTATTGTTGAAGACTGCAAGCTGGAGGAGATATTTCATAAAGCACTGGAGTTGCTTCCTCAGCTGTGGACACAAGCAGGTTTTCTTGAAGAAGCTATTGCTGCATATCGCCGAGTTCTAGTCAGGCCCTGGAATTTGGATCATCAGAGGTTGGCCGATGTACAAAAAAAATTGGCTTCAACTTTACTCTATGGTGGTGTTGAAGCAAGCCTTCTGAATCAGTTGCAAGGATGGGGTGCAATTACCCCAAGAAATAATATAGAAGAAGCAATCCTTCTGTTGTTTATACTCATGAGAAATCTGGTAACTTGGGAAATGGCTTGGGATCCAGAAATTATGGATCATTTGACTTATGCACTTGCTATATCTGGGCAGTTTGAATTATTGGGAAACTACGTTGAACAGGCCCTTCCAGGTATCTATAACCGAGCTGAGAGGTGGTACTTTCTTGCTCTTTGTTACAGTGCAGCAGGTCAGAATGAAGCAGCCTTGAACCTTCTAAAGAAGGTTTCCAGTTGTTCCAAAACAAAGAACAAGCCCCATCTCCCTTCTTTTTTATTAGGAGCAAAATTGTGTTCAATAGATCCAAAGCATGCCCATGAAGGTGTAAATTTTGCACGTAAGGTAATTGATTCAGCCAATAATCAGGGTGAGCATTTTATGGATCAGGCCCATAGATTGCTTGGTATTTGCTATGGGACTGCAGCACGAATATCTGTATTAGATTCTGAAAGAGTCTTTTTTCAGAAAGAGTCTTTGAACTCTCTAAACCATGCTTCTGTTATTGGGAAAGAGGACCCAGAAATAATGTTTAGCCTTGGGTTGGAAAATGCCATGCAGAGGAATCTGTATGCAGCTTTTGACAATGTGATGTTGTACTCTGATATGGTGGCTGGAAGCTCAATAAAAGGTTGGAAACTCTTAGCTCTTATAATATCAGCAGAGCAGCGATTTAAAGATGCTGAAACCATAGTTGATCTTGCTTTGGACGAGGCTGGGAAGATGGATCAGTTAGAACTTCTTCAGTTGAAAGCTGTGCTACAAATTGCTCGGGAACAACCCAAGCAAGCAATGGAAACATACAGAATCTTGCTGGCTCTGATTGAAGCACAAAGGGAAATCCTGGCTGAGAACTTTGACTCTGAG GAATTATCAAAAAGAAATTTGACAGTTGAAGCCTGGCAGGATTTGTCTAACATTTATACAAAACTTGAATCGTGGCGTAATGCAGAATCTTGTGTGGACAAAGCAAAGTCGATTCAGTTTTATTCCCCTAGAAGTTGGCATTGTACAG GTATGTTGTTTGAAGCTCGATCTTTATACAAGGAAGCCCTTGTTTCCTTTTCAGTGTCCCTGTCGATAGAACCCGATTATGTTCCAAGCATTGTCTCAACTGCAGTAGTGCTAATGAAGCTTGGAAGTGATTCACTTTCGATTGCAAGAAGTTATCTAATGAATGCATTACGATTAGAGCCGACAAACCACGAAGCATGGTTGACCCTTGGATTGGTTTCAAAGATGGAGGGCTCAATGGAACAGGCTGCGGACTGCTTCCAAGCTGCATATGAGCTCATGGGGTCAGCTCCTGTTCAAAACTTTGTGTGA